From the Anguilla anguilla isolate fAngAng1 chromosome 6, fAngAng1.pri, whole genome shotgun sequence genome, one window contains:
- the ppp1r7 gene encoding protein phosphatase 1 regulatory subunit 7, whose amino-acid sequence MASLSVSESQEMEVDRKGESEESGDEETKRKSLNGEVDPQEPPPTGKEEVPVDMDTITLDPEEEDVDLVHCRIGKIEGLEVLRKAKTLSLRQNLIKKIENLETLTLLRELDLYDNQIRRLENLQNLTELDVLDVSFNILRKVEGLERLTRLKKLFLLHNKIGAIDNLAHLTGLEMLELGSNRIRVIENLDSLSSLDSLFLGTNKITKLQNLDGLHNLTVLSIQSNRITKMEGLQSLVNLRELYLSHNGIEVIEGLENNKKLTTLDIAANRVKRIENISHLTELQEFWMNDNQIENWGDLDELKNARGLETVYLERNPLQKDPQYRRKIMLALPTVRQIDATFIRF is encoded by the exons ATGGCTTCGTTGTCGGTGAGCGAATCGCAAGAGATGGAAG TTGACAGGAAGGGTGAATCCGAGGAATCCGGGGATGAGGAAACCAAGAGGAAGAGTCTGAATGGGGAGGTGGACCCCCAGGAGCCCCCTCCTACAG GAAAAGAGGAGGTGCCTGTTGACATGGATACCATAACGCTGGATCCGGAGGAAGAG GATGTTGATTTGGTTCACTGCAGGATTGGGAAGATTGAGGGACTGGAGGTACTGAGGAAGGCTAAG actcTGTCTTTGAGGCAGAACCTCATCAAGAAGATCGAGAACCTTGAGACCCTCACGTTGCTACGGGAACTGGATCTCTATGACAACCAGATCCGCCGGCTGGAGAACCTGCAGAACCTAACTGAGCTGGA tgtCCTGGATGTGTCCTTTAACATCCTGAGGAAGGTGGAGGGTCTGGAGAGGCTGACCCGGCTGAAGAAGCTCTTCCTGCTGCACAACAAGATCGGCGCCATCGACAACCTGGCCCACCTGACTGGCCTGGAGATGCTGGAGCTGGGTTCCAACCGCATCCGG gtgaTAGAGAACCTggactctctctcctccctggaCAGCTTGTTTCTGGGCACCAATAAAATCACCAAACTCCAGAACCTGGATGGGCTGCATAACCTGACGGTGCTCAGCATCCAG AGTAACCGCATCACTAAGATGGAGGGACTGCAGAGTCTGGTGAACCTACGGGAGCTCTACCTGAGCCACAATGGCATTGAGGTCATCGAGGGCCTGGAAAACAAC AAAAAGCTGACGACTCTGGACATCGCCGCCAATCGGGTGAAGAGAATCGAGAACATCAGCCACCTGACGGAGCTGCAGGAATTCTGG atgAACGATAATCAGATCGAGAACTGGGGCGACCTGGACGAGCTGAAGAACGCGCGGGGGCTGGAGACGGTGTACCTGGAGCGCAACCCGCTGCAGAAGGACCCGCAGTACAGGCGCAAGATCATGCTGGCGCTGCCCACCGTGCGGCAGATAGACGCCACCTTCATCCGcttctga